Part of the Salminus brasiliensis chromosome 2, fSalBra1.hap2, whole genome shotgun sequence genome, GCAGTTGAGGAAGGAGCTGTTGGTGAAGCAGGAGCCAGAGATCAAGCTGCAGACGGTGCAGGCAGCGGCAGACGGAAAAGCTGTTTTGATCACGCCCCCCTGCCAACCCCCACAGCAGCAGTCCACAGGGCCTCCTCCTCACAACCAGGCAGCTCCACAGGTAAAGCAGCACCTGCTCCTGTCCTGCTGAATGCACACAAAATCTCAGTCGGGCACTCAAAAGGAATTACGATAGAGGGCAGTCATTTTTGGTCTGGAGTTCCCAAAGAACCTCACAGTGAGAGTGTTATTCCAAGGTCAGGCTTCTCCCTGCTGCTCAGTTACAAGAGATTTAAAAGGCAGAGAGTCATGCTTACAGGATTTATGTATATAGCTCTAGGATATGGATTAATCTTGGAATAGTTGCATTTCGTCACATCAGCACTGCAGCCCTTTCCCACACGCTGGGCCAGTAACTTGTGTTTACGCACAGCATTTACTAAAGGGAATATCACTGTTTTACAAAAATCTCACAGATAACATTTAAGTTAATAATGTTTATGAACCCATGCTTCATGAGTGACCTCCTACCAACCATAACCAAGGCATAGCTTATtttgattgttgttgttttttaataatgctGCAATGGAAAGCTTAAtagcataataaataaatcacatttTTGAAGTGGAAGCATGCTTAATGAATAAATGGATacagaaaaaatagaaaaaaagtctCTTTTCTTTATGCACTTACTGTATGATTACTGAATTATGTAGGCATAGCATGTGTAAGTGGAGTGGGCAGGTAAAAATCACGTTTTTGGTTAATATCATCAAGTGTTGCATGTATGGACAGTGAAGTCACAAAATGCTATGAAACGGTATGTTTTGGAGTTGATCATCTCCTTCTAACCCTCTTTTCCTGTCGACACCTGCCTTGTGGTTCTTATGGTTTCTCTCTTTTGTGCTATAGAAGACTCTGACCGTGACACCGGTCCTTACCGCGAAGACTCTACCTCTAGTGCTTAAAGCTGCCACCTCCACCATGCCTGCTTCCATGGCAACACCACGCCCTACTGTCGCCATGGTCACTGCCATCAGCAATCCTCCCAGGCCCGCCACGAACCCCGACTCTCAGAGTACACCAATCAACCTTCAAGTGGCCAGCAAACTCACCAGTCCGGACCCAGAGGCTACAGCGCGTGTTGTGCCCAAGAACGTTATTGTAGTGAGTGTCAACTGACTCCTTCAGTGTCCTGTAATGTCTTCTTTTCTCTGTGAAAACATTAAACATCATTACAAGATAGGACTTGTATCATTGCTGtccaaaaagtaaataaataacatgtaTCCATaaaacagtaactttacaggagaaggagaaacgTTTAGTGcagattaatataaataatttttaattacattttaatatatttttttattttcattttggaTCACTTCTGCTGGTTTGTCATCAACTGTTCACAcactttttattgttgtttttttatttgggcAGTGTTTACATGTATGTCTCAGACTCTGAGTGCTGATCCATTAATATAAATTGTTTGTTaggatttaaaaacaaaaaacaaaaaaaacaaccactgATCCAAGATCAGGACTCAGACTCTGACTGCGGTTCAATCCACACAGCTTTAACCTACCTTAGTGCAAAGAAACACTGTCTGTGAACTTTCAGTCTAGCTAATGACCttttataaaaattatattctTTTTCAACCTTAGAGTGCTTAGTTATTTTGTGAATAGGTTGTTCGTTTGAAAGAGGTGAGATGACTTCATCTGTGATGTGCTGGCCGTGGTGCTTAGTGGCATTCATCTGTGATTTAAAACCAAGAATCTAAGGTATAGGTTAAATGTTAGGAGCTTAAAGGGCTCATCCTTGGCAATGTTTACCATGGCAAGGTATTTGAATCTTTTTAACTCTTCTAATGCAATGGATTTCATTGACTGTCATTCTTCCAAAGATCGGTAAAAAAGCTGCTCAGTGTTTTGGTTGCAAGTAAAGCACTGGTTCTGTCACAGGTGCAGGCCACCACCACGGCAGCTCAGCCTATCAAAGTTCCCCAGTTTGTCCCTCCTCCTAGACTGACGCCTCGACCCACCTTTCTACCACAGGTGCGTCTCTGTAAGACCCGCCCACTCCCTTCCCTCTCACACTGTGTGCAGTTCAGCACAGAAGCCACTAGAGGGACTCCAAGGACATTAAATAGGTTCAAACTTGAGGGACGCACACAGTTGTCAACATGCTGTACACAGGGAATTCGCTGTACCACACTGAGGTCAAAGTTGCCAGAAACTGTCAGTCTACATTAAGACACTTTGACCCACATTGACCAAAACATGTTTAttgactgtaaaaatacagtctGCTCAGCATGCTGTGCTTTGATATTTCTTACTCTATGTTCATTCTTTATTAATTGAGGGCTCTATGTTAAAAATTTACAGTCCTTCACACATAGGCAGACCTTCTTCTGTTAAGCCTCATATTCAAACCAGGCGTACACttgtttatatagtgtttttcgtTCACTTTTGTATCTGGATGGTACCATCACATTTTCCAACACAGTGCTGGCTGcagtttttgttttatatactgTTTCCATTCATCTTAACTCTTTTTTTACAGCTtgtctgtgtgtatgaatgtTGCCGTGTTAATGTTTGTACCCCTGTACCCTGTAAGGATGTTTCTGTTGCAGTATTTTCTGTGCTTTATGTATCTGTTTGTGTTGGTCTGTTGTTTGCACTTTGCCCTTTTGACTGGTTTGACTTTTCTTTCTCCCTTTCAGCAAGTTTGGTTGTGCTTTGGCTGATCCTTTCATTAACCTTTATTGTTATTGATAAGTGACCTGAGGTCATGAAGCTGTGTAATGCCACTGGGAGCTCTGTAATCTAAACATTTTAGCATGGTAAACTGTAATTTAGAAGtagtttctgtttttattttttttttgtttgttttgtgggaAGGTTTTTGACCTTCTTGAAATAATCATATAAAGATCATATGTTCCTTGGTGTTACTCTTACAATTTGCAGAATTTGTCACTATTCTTATTGATAACAGCAAACCAGAGCTTTTCATTGGCATTACTCAGGACTCTTGAGTCCAATAACATGCTAGCATGATGCTTGTTATGAGCATAGAATGCTCTCTAACAGAATTTCCACCATTAGAATAAAGAACCAGGTGTTTTCATTATAATGGTCTGCAATCAAGTCTGACTCTGTTCTCCATTTCACAGGTGCGTCCAAAACCTGTTGCCCCCAACAATGTGCCCATTGCCCCagctccccctccccccatgATGGCAGCTCCACAGCTGCTCCAGCGACCAGTCATGCTCACCACCAAGCTGACCCCAGCGTTACCTGCTTCAGCTGGCCCCATTCACCAGGTGCGCATAGTCAACGGCCAGCCATGTCAGACCATCCCCAAAACCACCACAACCGTCACGGGAGCAACCACAGCCCAGCTAACAGGCATTGTGATCAGTGGCCCCATGCAAACATTGCAGATCAGCAGCTTGACCACAGACATAAAGGTTGGTCAGCTTGGTTTCTTTGGGATTTTGTAGCAGAATATAGCTTTAAAGTGTTCTCCTTAGTTATTCAGTTAATGATATTTTAGATTTATTTGGCCAGTCTGCCAGACCCAGATTAAACTGAAGACTGGTTTGTAGAACTTAAGTGTGGGTCCACACATTCATGGATTTTACCTTCTGCTTAACAACATTTAAAATttctcttttcattttttcctgAGGAACAGACATTTGACCATAATCTATTGGCTGAGGCGAATAATCTAAACACATCCAACttgtcttctcttcttttcattAATAGACTGTGAAATCTCAGGGGGGTTCAGAGCAGTTGCTTATCAGCGCTCCTACATTgcctcttcctcctccccctACTCCTAAGGTTAAGCGAGAGGAGAGTCCACAGGTATAATAGTTTtttataatttgtttatttcagTAACATAAACATTTTGCTATCTTTCAGTATGCAGTAATGCAGAGGTTAATGTTTCCTGTGCTTTCTGAAAGTTTCTTTTATATTTCCCTTTAGAAACTTGCCTTTATGGTGTCCCTCGGGTTGGTGACACATGACCATTTAGAAGGTAGGTAAAGTTACTCAATTTGTGATCGCTGAACTGTTGCTGAGTCATGCTCAAAGCATTCTCTTTGCTTTGCTTGTCTGTTACAGAGATTCAGAGCAGAAGGCAAGAACGGAAAAGGAGAACAACAGCCAACCCTGTGTATAGTGGAGCTGTATTTGAGCCAGAGgtagtttctttctttctttctctttccataTGATTTTTAGTTAGTGTAGCTTACACATTTGTCTGACCTAGTTTCACAATCTAATTGGGTTCAAAAACTTAGACAAGACTTCCAATCTAAATGCACAAAAGGCAACCCAGGCCACAAAAGGCCAATCAAAAAAAAGAGCACCACAGTGATAAACCAAACTCACATTTAGGGTAGGAGTCAAAGAGAATGTCCTTTTCCGGCTTGCCTAGAGATtgtaaaatgtctaaaaaaatCTCAAAATGAATCAGGAAATAGGGCTCTATTGCGGACGCATAGTTCAGACCCATGAGAATCAAAATTAAAAAGATCTTAACCCTGGAGCTGCAGACAGTATAGCGAGGACTCCACATTAGGTAGTCAGAATGTCAAAAGGATTCCTATGGAAATTTCCATTTTATGCACTGAAGACACTTTGTCTTCTCAGACTTGGCTTTGAATCAATTTTGTGTTTTCTAACATAATTTATGTTAACATTAGCTATCTTTTTCATGTTCAGCTAGCCAGTAAGTGGGCTAAATAGACACAATCCCACACCTTTTTTGTACGTTTTCTGAAGTTGGATGTCATCACAGATTTATGATCTGCAGACCTTGCATATCGCTCTTCTTATTTTTAATCTTGCTATcgttgtcatcatcatcatcatcaacaacataaTGATACAGAGACTCTGTACATTGCACTCAGCTGGTCTACAGTGTTCTGATGGGTTGCCAGGTTTGCATGGGTTGCCAGGTTTGCGTGCCTTGCAACAGAAAAAATGGGAAACAGTCTTTTTAAGTCTCGAGTCTAAGTCAAGTCGTTTATACCAAGTCAAGTCTTGTCAGTGTTAGTCAAGCAGATCTGAAGTCCAAATATTGGCGACTTGATTAGACTTAAGGAATTTGTTATGGAGATGTTTTGTTATGCACTTGTTATGGACCATGTATGGATCATTGTCTTTATCAGGGTGGCTCAAACTCTAAGTGGCAGTCATGTCTTGGTCTTCTAAATATACATTCTAATGGTCTAATGATCTTCTTTTATCATTTTAGAGGAAAAAAAGTGCTGTCACCTATTTGAACACTCCGCTCCATCAAGGGACGAGAAAGAGAGGTCTGTCACTGAATT contains:
- the phf21ab gene encoding PHD finger protein 21A isoform X5, whose amino-acid sequence is MMELQTLQEALKVEIQVHQKLVAQMKQDPQNADLKKQLHELQAKITALSEKQKKVVEQLRKELLVKQEPEIKLQTVQAAADGKAVLITPPCQPPQQQSTGPPPHNQAAPQKTLTVTPVLTAKTLPLVLKAATSTMPASMATPRPTVAMVTAISNPPRPATNPDSQSTPINLQVASKLTSPDPEATARVVPKNVIVVQATTTAAQPIKVPQFVPPPRLTPRPTFLPQVRPKPVAPNNVPIAPAPPPPMMAAPQLLQRPVMLTTKLTPALPASAGPIHQVRIVNGQPCQTIPKTTTTVTGATTAQLTGIVISGPMQTLQISSLTTDIKTVKSQGGSEQLLISAPTLPLPPPPTPKVKREESPQKLAFMVSLGLVTHDHLEEIQSRRQERKRRTTANPVYSGAVFEPERKKSAVTYLNTPLHQGTRKRANEDPLSKILKKEEAIPWPGTLAIVHSYIAYKEAKEEEKQKLMKWSAELKLEREQLEQRVKQLSNSITKCMETKNSILARQKEMQGSLEKVKHLVRLIHSFNLSQPMEVEASQNNSAEIKSDIPQEPKDTVHACANSSGPEQNPAQLGGVQVPATGTVPEVQAEPEVGEMAESTAAVTPEAEPGESGVTETPKTGVSDETMVKKAVEPMEVTTEVKSNGGVDLQSPAQSQAVERSSSNTTDSKNTTPSANDSSTEEASKKEVEQPKDVDRSSSTNNGKTSEPSQQLLPAPLNNVEVSK